A single window of Vibrio stylophorae DNA harbors:
- a CDS encoding TetR/AcrR family transcriptional regulator → MTSMPTSLSSHQADILAACHRLLLQCPYAQLTTVDFAKAAKVSPRSLYRPWRNQRGWLLALMRWRLDKQLKKYPFDGAQSGMSFLAEQSLMFYRFYAEDRDFSQAYFAQSLQTTSYFQDQLHVFAEQLAFCLRHELPQCTDARRMLVASAWVSQYLHCLLQGLVSEQPPEIWHQQLIHWCQDLVLMCRGE, encoded by the coding sequence ATGACCTCAATGCCTACCTCTTTGTCTTCGCATCAAGCTGATATTTTAGCGGCTTGTCATCGCCTGTTATTGCAATGCCCCTATGCACAATTAACCACGGTGGATTTTGCAAAAGCGGCGAAGGTGAGTCCTCGCTCACTTTATCGGCCATGGCGAAATCAGCGCGGTTGGCTGCTGGCCTTGATGCGCTGGCGGTTGGATAAGCAGCTTAAGAAATATCCCTTTGATGGTGCACAAAGTGGGATGTCTTTTCTCGCTGAGCAAAGTTTGATGTTTTACCGTTTCTACGCTGAAGATCGCGATTTTTCTCAAGCCTATTTTGCACAATCGCTACAAACAACCAGTTACTTTCAAGACCAGCTCCATGTCTTTGCCGAGCAATTGGCTTTTTGTTTGCGTCATGAGTTACCACAATGCACAGATGCGCGCAGAATGCTGGTGGCCTCGGCTTGGGTGAGTCAGTACTTACATTGTTTATTGCAGGGGTTAGTGTCTGAGCAGCCACCTGAAATTTGGCACCAGCAATTGATTCACTGGTGCCAAGATTTAGTGTTGATGTGTCGCGGAGAGTGA
- a CDS encoding MATE family efflux transporter, which yields MRIKWAGCWQQLWQLSFPIALQTAVFSSKGLVDTLMLSQIGGHTVAAIGFASKIQLVISFLLMGIGIGGAQAAAQCWGRRQQQGEAPFQATIQLTLGLSLVIALLAIIILWPLSGQLMQLASDDHAIIQSGSIYLTIIAPTYLLYAWTNSMAVGLRILNQAMIATVVSLIGVVANILLNWLLIRGFELPWLGLHCPALGIKGAAWGTLISALLETAVLWGWLHYRRHLLCQKGAHIRQQCHWQRCKLLLYLSYTAALNCTLWALGVFVCHAILARVEPQLLLVLGLLGPIESLLMAMMIGSSQGASILIGQHIGANQQTQLHRDQKSCLQLAWLIGGATCVLMLLLYPWIEQTLVSQHPSVLELTANIYQLIALAMILRSVTMMLMIGLLRAGGDVRFCFWLDFMAQWFFLLPSMWLCGRYFDWSAPAVFTLLLIEELGKMLICQWRLRQGRWQRDLTATSPA from the coding sequence ATGCGCATAAAATGGGCTGGATGCTGGCAGCAGCTGTGGCAACTCTCTTTTCCCATCGCGCTGCAAACAGCGGTGTTCTCCAGCAAAGGGCTGGTGGATACCCTGATGCTCAGTCAAATTGGCGGCCACACTGTGGCTGCCATTGGCTTTGCCAGTAAAATTCAACTGGTGATCAGCTTTTTGCTGATGGGGATTGGCATTGGTGGCGCGCAAGCCGCAGCTCAGTGCTGGGGCCGTCGTCAGCAACAAGGGGAAGCACCTTTTCAGGCGACGATTCAACTCACCTTGGGACTGAGCTTGGTGATCGCGCTACTGGCTATCATCATTCTCTGGCCGCTATCTGGTCAGCTGATGCAATTAGCTAGTGACGATCACGCCATTATTCAAAGTGGTTCAATCTATCTCACCATCATTGCACCCACCTACTTGCTCTATGCCTGGACCAACAGCATGGCCGTTGGTTTGCGCATTTTAAATCAAGCGATGATCGCCACTGTGGTGAGCTTGATTGGGGTCGTGGCCAATATTCTATTGAACTGGCTACTCATTCGCGGATTTGAACTGCCTTGGCTGGGTCTTCACTGTCCAGCATTAGGCATCAAAGGCGCGGCTTGGGGCACCCTGATTAGCGCGCTACTGGAAACAGCGGTGCTTTGGGGCTGGCTTCATTATCGTCGCCACCTGCTGTGTCAAAAGGGCGCCCATATTCGTCAGCAGTGCCATTGGCAGCGCTGTAAATTGCTGCTTTATCTCAGCTATACCGCGGCGTTGAACTGCACCCTTTGGGCGCTTGGGGTCTTTGTTTGTCATGCCATATTAGCCCGCGTCGAGCCACAGCTTTTATTGGTTCTCGGTTTGCTCGGTCCCATTGAGTCACTACTGATGGCGATGATGATCGGCTCAAGCCAAGGGGCGAGTATTTTGATTGGTCAGCACATAGGTGCCAATCAACAAACACAGCTTCACCGCGACCAAAAAAGTTGCCTCCAACTGGCTTGGCTGATTGGCGGTGCAACCTGCGTGCTGATGCTGCTGCTTTATCCTTGGATTGAGCAAACGCTGGTGAGCCAGCACCCAAGCGTGCTCGAATTAACAGCCAATATTTATCAGCTGATTGCGCTGGCGATGATTCTGCGCAGCGTTACCATGATGCTGATGATCGGGTTGCTCCGCGCTGGGGGCGATGTGCGATTTTGTTTTTGGCTCGACTTTATGGCGCAGTGGTTCTTTTTGCTGCCCAGCATGTGGCTCTGTGGCCGTTATTTTGATTGGTCAGCGCCGGCGGTTTTTACCTTGCTGCTGATCGAAGAGCTCGGCAAGATGCTGATTTGCCAGTGGCGTTTACGACAGGGACGCTGGCAGCGTGATTTAACGGCAACATCCCCTGCCTAG
- a CDS encoding acyltransferase, with amino-acid sequence MACVYENLYPLGADFIQRYGEDRQRWIVGEQQCSWFGQAHVGFTLVRDAEDYVTACQRVEIDADDFQHCISLGQNTVIYSENNLAFENLPVRLTCVKVNQHPAGRIQIGEHVMLQGTNIVCYQQVSIGDHSMFGPRVTIMDSSGHPLLNRGDASEAERTKSAPIEIGKHVWVGMGATILKGVTIGDHAVIGANSVVYHDVPAGAIVVGNPAKIVKQLPLDESAQPLHEAPHGMHLSAVTRELESCA; translated from the coding sequence ATGGCTTGCGTCTATGAAAACCTCTACCCCTTGGGTGCTGATTTTATCCAGCGTTATGGCGAGGATCGCCAGCGCTGGATTGTCGGCGAGCAGCAGTGCTCTTGGTTTGGTCAAGCCCATGTCGGTTTTACGCTGGTGCGCGATGCTGAAGACTATGTCACCGCTTGTCAGCGAGTGGAAATTGATGCCGATGATTTTCAGCACTGCATCTCCCTTGGCCAAAACACGGTGATCTATTCAGAAAATAACCTCGCCTTTGAAAATTTACCGGTACGACTGACCTGCGTCAAAGTCAATCAGCACCCGGCGGGACGGATTCAAATCGGCGAACATGTCATGCTTCAAGGCACCAATATTGTTTGCTACCAGCAAGTAAGTATTGGCGATCACAGTATGTTTGGTCCCCGTGTCACCATCATGGACAGTAGCGGTCACCCTCTGCTTAACCGCGGTGATGCCAGCGAAGCGGAGCGCACCAAAAGCGCACCGATTGAAATTGGCAAGCATGTATGGGTTGGCATGGGGGCCACCATTTTAAAAGGCGTGACCATCGGCGATCATGCCGTGATTGGTGCCAATAGCGTGGTTTATCATGATGTGCCGGCAGGCGCGATTGTCGTGGGAAATCCAGCCAAAATCGTCAAGCAGCTTCCGCTTGATGAATCGGCTCAACCATTGCACGAAGCACCTCATGGCATGCATTTATCGGCAGTCACCCGCGAGCTTGAATCATGCGCATAA
- a CDS encoding glycosyltransferase — MIDISVVIPTYNRQDLLAHTLRALTQQTLNREQFEVIVVDDGGHDDSQGVVESFTDRLNIRYAWQPDLGFRAGKARNVGTMMADGQYIVYIDCGVLLSSTALEGHLKQHRSRPHPIAMIGYVYGFDLDSEGIAKMRPIINNSNVDTVLDALKAQDAYDIRQQQYDILGNNIADWPAPFDLFWTCHVSAERSELIKAGLFDESFNTWGGEDVDLAVRLFINNNMFVMKPDICSFHWPHPKEVQDYSEEAKSAAARIHQKYQLWQTSFYNVDLPQLGWPLNRVIHEFQQLDQQQWAV; from the coding sequence ATGATCGATATTAGCGTTGTCATTCCAACTTATAACCGCCAGGACTTGCTTGCCCACACACTTCGTGCTCTGACACAGCAAACCCTCAACCGTGAACAATTTGAAGTAATCGTTGTCGATGACGGCGGCCATGATGATAGCCAAGGCGTGGTTGAAAGCTTTACCGACCGACTCAATATTCGTTATGCCTGGCAGCCTGACTTAGGCTTTCGTGCAGGGAAAGCCCGTAATGTCGGCACCATGATGGCCGATGGTCAGTACATTGTGTATATCGACTGCGGCGTTCTTTTAAGCTCCACCGCATTGGAAGGTCACCTTAAACAGCACCGTTCTCGTCCACACCCAATTGCGATGATCGGCTATGTCTACGGTTTTGATCTGGATAGTGAAGGCATTGCCAAAATGCGTCCGATCATCAACAACAGCAATGTGGATACCGTGCTTGATGCGCTGAAAGCACAAGATGCCTATGACATTCGCCAACAACAATACGATATTTTGGGCAACAACATTGCCGACTGGCCAGCACCCTTTGACCTATTTTGGACCTGCCATGTTTCTGCTGAGCGCAGTGAGCTCATCAAAGCCGGACTCTTTGATGAGAGCTTTAACACCTGGGGCGGCGAAGATGTGGATCTCGCTGTACGACTCTTTATCAACAACAACATGTTTGTGATGAAGCCTGATATCTGCTCTTTCCACTGGCCACATCCAAAAGAAGTGCAGGATTACAGCGAAGAAGCAAAAAGTGCGGCGGCGCGAATCCATCAAAAATATCAACTTTGGCAAACCAGTTTTTATAACGTCGACCTACCGCAACTTGGCTGGCCTCTCAACCGTGTGATTCATGAATTTCAGCAGCTTGACCAACAGCAGTGGGCGGTTTAG
- a CDS encoding leucine-rich repeat domain-containing protein, with product MPIPPLSAQERDTLEQRYGDLTQLKHLYLWHFNDYTWDDLHWIAHCTNLEILAVHCTPPTQTTQRLYLPSTLKELSISKLYGTEVPSIIRQLPQLEKLDLIHCNFEQFGDLSDMTKLHSLGYYSYELDSQEQSDHQVPPLETLSSCPNLNHLELSHRDWSSLSALSKLPKLTSLSLREMPAIDADTQVSLPSQLKKIDLSRLQAKVLPEFIRQLSALESISLYQSPLNELGDLSAIHHLKAVHIHQETPPAQQLPLPNLDALIPHQQLEQVKLRGNFAKDAMPIALALLPAQTEIDLELDENARRSNDLMKQLKVLRQSKLSDDEKIRYFHTLFTMNFPRELPEMDGRFYLTYLEGKYTPFKEKSLAWLRQTSAQHIAQHPLITGSVLYLCGKTALKATAFKEKLSGLGISLSKKLTPQVTHILVGQNPKQTEQFAADDPRIIDESALQQAQQQQAPQFLQQAVNDQPEQGQAMVAQVLEMLASPDEASHQVALSLIEQGGITEAMHLPLFFALKTSKNPNIRQSIRMLLGGCGDETFQTAVQDRAFLHELYHKDPGMLEYEGQGGIYKRLKTLEKKWGKPLCQAVALRFWQHQGEGLTYILVDKTDSEIRDQVINSCIETQNDGQVCLNWSRACGFNNGLHWMHADEDTPEDRAQHLMDTHRDPDLFLGHSNYEISSLKTRLPDPTRLSQSIQAINASNCLLSTLPVNFEAYANIEALDLSRNCLSALPAKLSQFSALTHLNLSFNHFETFPAVLLKMPNLKWLDLRRASAPLYRTGYDAPDYQAIEIPETFRQKNPDCIILTDDSEASGSI from the coding sequence ATGCCGATCCCGCCATTAAGCGCCCAAGAGCGTGACACCCTAGAACAACGATATGGTGACCTAACCCAGCTAAAACACCTTTATCTTTGGCACTTTAATGATTACACCTGGGATGACCTACATTGGATTGCACATTGCACCAATCTGGAAATACTGGCGGTTCATTGCACGCCACCAACCCAAACCACACAGCGTCTTTACCTGCCTTCAACACTCAAAGAGCTGTCGATAAGTAAACTATATGGTACCGAGGTGCCCTCAATCATTCGTCAATTGCCGCAACTAGAAAAATTGGATCTCATCCACTGCAATTTTGAGCAATTCGGTGATTTGAGCGACATGACAAAGCTACATTCGCTGGGCTATTACAGTTATGAGCTCGATTCTCAAGAACAGTCTGATCATCAAGTGCCGCCACTTGAAACGCTCAGCAGTTGTCCAAATCTCAACCACCTTGAACTGAGTCATCGGGACTGGTCATCGCTATCAGCGCTGAGCAAACTCCCCAAGCTCACCAGTCTGAGCCTTAGAGAGATGCCAGCAATCGATGCAGATACCCAAGTATCACTGCCATCACAACTAAAAAAAATTGATCTAAGTAGGCTGCAAGCCAAAGTACTACCTGAATTTATTCGACAACTAAGCGCACTTGAATCCATCAGCCTTTATCAAAGCCCGCTGAATGAACTGGGCGATCTTAGCGCCATTCATCATCTCAAAGCGGTGCACATTCACCAAGAAACACCGCCAGCACAGCAGCTACCGCTACCGAATTTGGATGCATTAATTCCGCACCAGCAGCTTGAGCAAGTGAAGCTTCGCGGCAACTTTGCAAAAGATGCCATGCCGATCGCGCTCGCATTGCTACCCGCGCAGACTGAAATCGACCTAGAGTTAGATGAAAATGCACGGCGCAGTAATGATTTGATGAAGCAGCTAAAAGTGCTGCGTCAGTCCAAGCTCAGTGATGATGAAAAAATTCGCTATTTTCATACCCTGTTTACGATGAATTTCCCGCGTGAACTGCCGGAAATGGATGGACGTTTTTATCTCACTTACCTTGAGGGTAAATACACCCCATTTAAAGAAAAGTCCTTGGCATGGCTGCGCCAAACAAGCGCACAACATATCGCGCAGCACCCTTTGATCACCGGTTCTGTCCTCTATCTTTGCGGGAAAACCGCGCTCAAAGCCACCGCCTTCAAAGAAAAATTGAGTGGCCTTGGGATTAGTTTAAGCAAAAAACTCACCCCACAAGTCACCCATATTCTGGTGGGTCAAAACCCCAAACAAACCGAGCAATTTGCTGCCGATGACCCACGCATCATCGACGAGTCCGCACTGCAGCAAGCGCAGCAACAGCAAGCGCCACAGTTTTTACAACAAGCAGTCAACGATCAGCCCGAGCAAGGCCAAGCCATGGTCGCACAAGTACTTGAGATGCTGGCCTCTCCCGATGAAGCCTCACACCAAGTGGCGCTCAGTTTGATTGAGCAAGGCGGCATCACGGAAGCCATGCATTTGCCGCTATTTTTTGCCCTGAAAACCAGCAAAAACCCCAATATTCGCCAGTCCATTCGCATGTTACTTGGCGGCTGTGGTGATGAAACATTCCAAACCGCAGTGCAAGATCGCGCTTTTCTACACGAGCTTTATCATAAAGACCCGGGGATGCTCGAATACGAAGGCCAAGGCGGCATTTATAAACGCCTTAAAACACTTGAGAAAAAATGGGGCAAGCCGCTTTGCCAAGCGGTGGCCCTGCGTTTCTGGCAGCATCAGGGCGAAGGCTTAACCTATATTTTGGTGGATAAAACTGACAGCGAGATTCGCGACCAAGTGATCAACAGCTGTATTGAAACGCAGAATGACGGCCAAGTTTGCCTCAACTGGTCACGCGCCTGTGGCTTTAATAATGGCTTACATTGGATGCATGCGGATGAAGACACCCCAGAAGATCGCGCCCAACATCTGATGGATACCCATCGCGACCCAGATCTTTTCTTGGGCCATAGCAACTATGAGATCAGCAGCTTAAAAACCAGATTACCAGATCCAACACGCCTATCTCAGAGCATTCAGGCGATCAACGCCAGTAACTGTTTACTCAGTACGCTGCCAGTCAATTTTGAGGCCTACGCAAATATTGAAGCGCTGGATCTATCACGAAACTGCCTGAGCGCCCTACCCGCTAAACTCAGTCAATTTTCTGCACTGACACATCTCAACTTAAGTTTTAACCACTTTGAGACGTTTCCTGCCGTGCTGCTAAAAATGCCCAATCTCAAGTGGCTTGATCTACGCCGTGCCAGTGCGCCGCTCTATCGCACGGGTTATGATGCGCCGGACTATCAGGCCATTGAGATTCCAGAGACGTTTCGCCAGAAAAATCCAGACTGCATCATTCTCACCGATGACAGCGAAGCCTCCGGCTCAATCTAA
- a CDS encoding vWA domain-containing protein produces the protein MLSIFPSSLATPSAAQSIAAAMVRLMLAEPFYGHYFTVMQKREVQPASEDAALSSAPVMQLVLEPQGELALCYQASLWQALTAHQQVGALKQQALHLLLGHLWRRHLYADLACFDLAAELVAVQYLKPEQLADDAVTLVQVNTMRMAAGLAELPSFAGVDDYYQALLLWRPQLNDAQFASLFSAAIAQHQSWQSVALQGEAMVQLAQSQWQQHLLQAAHRIGGLGCGALPQQVKALIEAAQLRMQAQINWRRLLRLFANSARKTMLKNTLRRPSKRYGTVPGIQVKARQHLLVAVDTSGSVSEAQLACFFDEIYWIWRAGAEITVVECDVQITRQFTYRGQAITEVSGRGGTDFNAPITLANQLRVDALIYFTDGLAEVPTVAPRMPLLWLLHSGQMNAQHSSVDMTYSALSSCGRVLVMQG, from the coding sequence ATGCTATCGATTTTTCCTTCCTCACTTGCAACGCCTTCAGCGGCGCAAAGTATCGCCGCGGCCATGGTGCGGTTGATGCTCGCTGAGCCCTTTTATGGCCACTATTTTACAGTGATGCAGAAGCGCGAAGTTCAGCCCGCATCTGAGGATGCCGCTCTATCATCTGCGCCCGTGATGCAGTTGGTGTTAGAGCCTCAGGGTGAGCTAGCGCTTTGTTATCAGGCCTCGTTGTGGCAAGCACTCACCGCGCATCAACAGGTTGGTGCGTTAAAACAGCAAGCGCTGCACCTGCTACTTGGCCATCTATGGCGTCGGCACCTGTATGCCGATTTGGCTTGTTTTGATTTAGCGGCTGAGCTGGTGGCGGTGCAATATCTCAAGCCTGAGCAGCTTGCTGATGATGCGGTGACGCTGGTGCAGGTCAATACCATGCGCATGGCTGCTGGACTTGCTGAGCTACCGTCTTTTGCTGGGGTGGATGACTACTATCAGGCGCTTTTATTGTGGCGACCTCAGCTCAATGATGCGCAGTTTGCGTCACTTTTTTCTGCGGCCATTGCTCAGCACCAAAGTTGGCAATCGGTAGCATTGCAAGGCGAGGCCATGGTGCAGCTGGCGCAAAGTCAGTGGCAACAGCATCTGTTGCAGGCCGCCCATCGTATCGGTGGCTTGGGCTGCGGCGCATTACCACAACAGGTGAAAGCCCTGATTGAGGCGGCGCAATTGCGTATGCAGGCGCAGATTAACTGGCGGCGATTACTGCGCCTATTTGCCAATAGCGCGCGAAAAACCATGCTTAAAAATACCCTGCGCCGTCCTTCCAAACGCTATGGCACAGTGCCGGGTATTCAAGTGAAAGCGCGACAGCATCTATTGGTGGCGGTGGATACTTCAGGCAGTGTCAGTGAAGCGCAGTTGGCTTGCTTTTTTGATGAAATCTACTGGATTTGGCGCGCTGGCGCTGAAATCACTGTGGTGGAGTGTGATGTACAAATCACCCGTCAATTTACCTATCGTGGACAAGCCATTACCGAGGTTAGCGGGCGCGGTGGCACCGACTTTAATGCACCTATTACGCTGGCCAATCAACTGCGTGTTGACGCGCTGATCTACTTTACTGATGGCTTAGCAGAGGTACCAACCGTCGCACCGCGCATGCCTTTGTTATGGCTGCTGCACAGTGGCCAAATGAATGCCCAACATTCATCTGTGGATATGACGTATTCAGCACTTAGCAGCTGTGGCCGCGTACTGGTGATGCAGGGTTAA
- a CDS encoding AAA family ATPase — protein sequence MSQSKQHYQFYGQRCDALSVQRFIEHVLSCEVRTPVCIWGRHGIGKTELVADIAKQQGMAFRAIAPAQFEEMGDLLGLPQLQEANGSAVTQFAPPQWVPTEDVPGILLIDDVNRADDRILRGIMQLLQNHGLVSWSLPPQWRIVLTANPDGGDYSVTPMDDAMLTRMMHITLEFDVKAWAWWAQQAGVDSRGIDFVLIYPELISGARTTPRSLVQFFQSISGIADLKAQLPLVNQLAQSCLDDATAAAFVAFVQQNLSELVSAETIVTASDFDQQVLPAILRSVGEQTPRIDVLATLCTRLFHYLKQHPNQAKGAGLLNVQRFLKMTQLPQDLRLSLMQDLVQSGQPQLKAVIADAELAQQFLAVSMI from the coding sequence ATGAGCCAAAGCAAACAACATTATCAATTTTATGGGCAGCGCTGCGATGCATTATCAGTGCAGCGTTTTATCGAACATGTGCTGAGCTGTGAGGTGCGCACCCCAGTCTGTATTTGGGGACGCCACGGTATTGGTAAAACCGAGCTGGTGGCTGATATTGCCAAGCAACAAGGCATGGCCTTTCGCGCTATTGCGCCGGCGCAATTTGAGGAGATGGGCGATCTGTTGGGCTTGCCTCAGCTGCAAGAGGCCAATGGTAGCGCTGTGACGCAATTTGCGCCGCCGCAGTGGGTGCCCACTGAAGATGTTCCGGGCATTTTGCTGATTGATGATGTCAATCGCGCTGACGATCGCATTTTGCGCGGAATCATGCAGCTGTTGCAAAATCACGGCTTGGTGAGTTGGTCACTGCCACCACAGTGGCGCATTGTGCTCACGGCCAACCCTGATGGGGGCGATTATAGTGTGACCCCTATGGATGACGCCATGCTCACGCGGATGATGCATATTACGCTGGAATTTGATGTGAAAGCTTGGGCTTGGTGGGCGCAGCAAGCGGGCGTGGATTCGCGTGGTATCGACTTTGTGCTGATCTACCCTGAACTCATCAGTGGCGCGCGCACCACGCCGCGATCCTTAGTGCAATTTTTCCAAAGTATTTCCGGTATTGCGGATCTCAAAGCGCAGCTGCCCTTGGTTAATCAATTGGCGCAATCTTGCCTAGATGATGCCACGGCCGCAGCCTTTGTTGCCTTTGTGCAGCAAAATTTAAGCGAGTTGGTCAGCGCAGAAACCATAGTCACTGCCAGTGATTTTGATCAGCAGGTACTGCCAGCGATTTTGCGCAGTGTGGGGGAGCAGACACCGCGCATTGATGTGCTCGCTACCCTGTGTACCCGTTTGTTCCACTATTTAAAGCAGCATCCAAACCAAGCCAAAGGGGCGGGACTGCTTAATGTGCAACGATTTTTAAAAATGACTCAGCTGCCGCAGGATTTACGTTTGAGCCTAATGCAAGACTTGGTTCAAAGCGGCCAACCACAGCTGAAAGCTGTCATTGCGGACGCCGAACTGGCGCAGCAGTTTTTGGCAGTGTCGATGATTTAA
- the fis gene encoding DNA-binding transcriptional regulator Fis encodes MFEQNLTSEALTVATVTAHDQVAQKPLRDSVKASLKNYLAQLNGQEVNDLYELVLAEVEQPLLDTIMQYTRGNQTRAANMMGINRGTLRKKLKKYGMN; translated from the coding sequence ATGTTCGAACAAAACCTGACTTCCGAAGCGCTAACAGTCGCGACCGTAACTGCACACGATCAAGTGGCGCAAAAACCTCTACGTGACTCTGTAAAAGCCTCGTTGAAAAACTACCTTGCTCAATTGAATGGCCAGGAAGTCAATGATCTTTATGAACTCGTACTTGCTGAAGTAGAGCAACCTCTACTCGATACCATCATGCAATACACTCGCGGTAACCAAACTCGCGCAGCAAACATGATGGGCATCAACCGTGGCACCCTACGCAAAAAACTAAAAAAATACGGCATGAACTAA
- the dusB gene encoding tRNA dihydrouridine synthase DusB: MNIGPYQIEIPLILAPMAGVTDRPFRELCMRFGAGMAVSEMMSSNPDVWKSAKSQQRLVQLEEPGIRSVQIAGSDPQEMAQAAQYCVDNGAQIVDINMGCPAKKVNKKLAGSALLKDPALIENILTTVVKAVSVPVTLKTRTGWDLEHRNCVDIAKIAEQSGITALALHGRTRSCMYKGEAEYDYIKAVKQAVQIPVIANGDIDSPQKARAVLDYTGADALMIGRPAQGRPWIFQEIQHYLTTGELLPPPSIEVVRESLLGHVQALHSFYGAYKGLRIARKHIGWYLAEQGDTRDFRSNLNAIEDAEAQIQALERYFESIA, translated from the coding sequence GTGAATATTGGTCCCTATCAAATCGAGATACCGCTCATCCTTGCTCCGATGGCAGGCGTGACCGATCGTCCATTTCGTGAACTCTGTATGCGATTTGGCGCCGGCATGGCGGTGAGCGAGATGATGTCCTCCAATCCTGATGTTTGGAAGTCAGCCAAATCACAGCAACGTCTCGTGCAGCTTGAAGAACCCGGCATTCGCTCCGTTCAAATTGCTGGCTCCGATCCACAGGAGATGGCACAAGCGGCACAATACTGCGTCGACAACGGTGCTCAGATTGTTGATATCAACATGGGTTGCCCAGCCAAGAAAGTGAATAAAAAACTGGCAGGCTCGGCACTCCTAAAAGATCCAGCACTGATTGAGAACATATTGACCACTGTGGTCAAGGCCGTCTCTGTTCCTGTGACGCTGAAAACGCGTACGGGTTGGGACCTTGAACATAGAAACTGTGTCGATATCGCCAAAATCGCCGAGCAATCGGGCATTACAGCCCTCGCCCTCCATGGCCGCACACGCAGCTGCATGTATAAAGGTGAGGCTGAATACGATTACATCAAGGCGGTTAAACAAGCCGTGCAAATTCCGGTGATCGCCAATGGCGACATTGACTCACCGCAAAAAGCACGCGCGGTATTGGACTACACCGGCGCCGACGCATTGATGATCGGCCGTCCGGCACAGGGACGCCCTTGGATCTTTCAGGAGATCCAACATTACTTAACAACAGGCGAGTTGTTACCACCCCCTTCTATTGAGGTGGTGCGTGAGAGCTTGCTCGGCCATGTTCAAGCCTTACATAGCTTCTATGGCGCTTACAAAGGGCTACGCATAGCTCGTAAGCACATTGGCTGGTATTTAGCTGAACAGGGCGATACTAGGGATTTTCGCAGTAACCTCAACGCCATTGAAGATGCCGAGGCGCAGATTCAAGCACTTGAGCGTTACTTTGAAAGCATTGCATAA
- the prmA gene encoding 50S ribosomal protein L11 methyltransferase codes for MPWIQLKLNATLDNAETIGDMLMDETGALSVTFLDAKDTPIFEPLPGETRLWGETDLLALYDAETDMDMVMPIIQGCGLLNPDFAYKIEQIEDKDWEREWMDNFHPMQFGKRLWICPSWREIPDPEAVNVMLDPGLAFGTGTHPTTALCLEWLDGQDLAGKTVIDFGCGSGILAIAALKLGAEKVIGIDIDPQALIASKDNAERNGVADKLELFLPQNQPENLLADVVVANILAGPLRELSPVITSLVKPQGLLAISGVLESQAEDVATYYQDAIELAPVIAREEWCRISGQKRP; via the coding sequence ATGCCTTGGATTCAACTCAAACTGAACGCCACGTTGGATAACGCGGAAACCATTGGCGACATGCTAATGGACGAAACCGGCGCCCTGTCTGTGACCTTTTTAGACGCCAAAGACACGCCAATTTTCGAACCACTCCCAGGTGAAACACGCCTTTGGGGTGAAACCGATCTGTTGGCGCTATATGACGCCGAAACCGATATGGATATGGTGATGCCAATCATTCAAGGCTGCGGTCTGCTAAACCCAGATTTTGCCTATAAGATTGAGCAAATCGAAGACAAAGATTGGGAACGCGAGTGGATGGATAACTTCCACCCAATGCAATTTGGCAAGCGTCTTTGGATCTGCCCAAGCTGGCGTGAAATTCCGGATCCTGAAGCGGTCAATGTGATGCTCGATCCTGGTCTGGCTTTTGGTACTGGTACCCACCCAACCACAGCCCTTTGTCTTGAATGGCTTGATGGCCAAGATTTGGCAGGCAAAACCGTAATCGACTTTGGTTGTGGTTCAGGCATTTTGGCCATTGCCGCACTGAAATTGGGCGCAGAAAAAGTGATCGGTATTGATATCGACCCACAAGCCTTGATCGCCTCAAAAGACAACGCAGAGCGCAATGGCGTTGCCGATAAGCTTGAGCTGTTCCTACCGCAAAACCAACCAGAGAATCTGCTAGCAGATGTCGTGGTTGCCAACATTCTTGCTGGTCCACTTCGTGAGCTTTCACCTGTGATTACCAGCTTGGTGAAACCACAGGGTCTCCTCGCGATCTCAGGCGTGCTTGAGAGCCAGGCTGAAGATGTTGCCACTTACTACCAAGATGCCATCGAACTTGCACCTGTAATTGCACGTGAAGAGTGGTGTCGTATCAGCGGCCAAAAACGTCCTTAA